In Homo sapiens chromosome 8, GRCh38.p14 Primary Assembly, the genomic window ACTGCTTCTGAAGTTTCCAACCACAGAGAGCCAAGCCACAGACAACAGAAGCCTCATTCACACTCCCCCCAGGCAGGCTCCATCCCGCCCAGGGGCAAGTTGCCTGAGCTCTAGAAAGCCCCAACAGTCAGGATGATAAAAATCTAATTCCCATACAGAGAATTAGAGGAGGTTGATGTTCGGAAATCCTCAGCCCTTCTCAGTGCACGGTGGGAGGAACACTCAGGGAATGGCAGCTACTACTGATAAAGAGTACGTGTAATAAAACGTCACAGAAGCGGGAGAGCTTGGCCCTAATGCTGGCATCGCAGCTGAATGCAGCCCCCATGACTGAGGAAAAGTAACTGCTGAGCCAGAGGAGAGGCAGAGGAGACGTGACCAGCAGAAAACACCCACACCTGCTTCTCAAATGTGATCTCTGTGCTCATCCTACAGAGGTGAGAGACACAGTGACTCATTAAACTCCTAAGCTAGTTTTACGGAAAAAACCCTTAATTTCAAAAACTCGTATAGGCCAAGTCTGCATTAAACAAATACAACGTGTGAAAATGAAGCTTCAttgtttgtaaaattttatttcataaaatagctTGACACAGAAAACCTTTAAGCACATATCCTACAGAACTCAAAGGAGTCCTTTCTTAGAGAAAACAGGTTCCTACACACAGTTTAGTTCTATCAGTGGCTTAACATAAATGTCTGTGTACACAAAACCTGTCTGATGATTTTAATATAAGAAACCAATTGTTTTAATAATGGGGGGTTCTGGTAAATTCCCCACAACTGCCAAAACTCTTTTGGTGAATTTCAGAAAAGCCTCAAGTGTGAGAAAcagagcaaaaattaaaaaaattaaaaagttaaaatcgCTTACTTTCATCTCTCATAAAAATCTCCTATCAGTTTAACATAATAAAATCAGCTTTTTTTTGCGGTTTGAGATAAATCTGATTATGGAAATCTAAGTTTGTTAAGTACTTGCTGTAAGAGGCCTGACAACCCACCAGAAACAGATGCCCGCCTGGGGCCAACGCCGCCCTCTCCGCACACACAGGTGCCTTCTCAGGAGCACTGCCACCTTCCTGCTGGggcccctcctctctcttccGTCGCCCGCGGGCCCTGCTTCCTCCTCCAGTGTCGTTTCTCATGGTCCCTGGTCACGCTCCTGGTGGGCATCTGTACTCACTGTCCCTGATCTCTCTCCTCCCTGCACTCCGGGCCTTATGGCCCTCTTGAGCCTCAGCTGGAACCTGAGGTCTGACTGGCACCTGCATAGCTGCCCAGCACTGCGCTCTGGGCAGGGCCTCTCACCTCAAACCCTATCTTTCTGggagcccctcctcctcctcgcgGTGACCTGGTCCTCCCAGTGCCTCACCGGCCACTCGGCAGCTCCCACTGGTTCTACCTCCATGGTCCACCTGGACGTTGGCTACAGCTGCCTAACCTGTGGCTGCACCTTGGTCCACGCTGCAGGCCCCTCTCAGCAGGTCCTCAGCAACCCCAACCTGGTCCATGCTGCAAGTACCTCTTGGCAAATCCTCAGCCACCCCCACCTGGTCCACGCTGCAGGTATCTCTCAGCAGGTCCTCAGCAGCCCCAGACTGGTCTCCATTCTCTATCTCCTCCATCCAGCCTCAAGATAACAGCCCAGAAGCCTCATAGCTTCCAGGAACCTCCTGTCTCTGTCTGCGTAGAAGCCCACAAGGCTCACATGCCCGGGGTCCCATGTGCCTGGTCCTGTCACCTTTCCCCCTTCTGAGACTCACTCAATGCCTCTCGCCCTGTCACGTGCATCCCCTGGTCCAGCCACCGGGCTCCTCCCATGTGCCTGGCCCTGTCACCTCTTCACCTTCTCCACCTTCTGCAACTCACATCCATCCCCTGGTCCAGCCACCGGGCTCCTCGCAGTTCCCAAACACATGGGTTCACCCATCTCAGCGCATGCGCACTTGGCTGCAACAACACCCTCCTCTTCCCGCTCCTCCACAGCCTCATCTCCAGGATCTATCTGCAGCTCTATGACGCATCTCACCGagtatctggcttcttttccaGCTCCTCAGCTAGGGAGCAAGCGCCCCAGGGTGGGGTCCCCACCAGCCTTCCCCAGTGGTAGGCTGCACAGCCCACAGCACCATGCAGGGCAACACAAAGCCAACAGCTCCTTGACGGATGAGGGCGTTCTGCATGAAGGCAGCTCCTCCAGCACCCATATGCTCTGCACGCTGTGACTCCAGCCTTGTGGTCCCTGCAGCCCCCGGCTCCCTGCACCAGTGCCACGGCATCATCATACCGTGGTTATGTAACTGTTTGCTACCTGGCTTCTCTAACATGCTGGTCTTGACCCCTCAGCAATGTGGTTTCTACGGACAGAAACCACTCCCGACACTTACTCTGAAACTCCCTCCACAAAATCTGCAGAGCCTCCTTCACTCCTTCTCTGGGACGGGTGCCACGGACCCACCTTCACTCCTCCTCTGGGATAGGTGCCACTGACGGGTGCCACGGACCCTCCTCCACTCCTCCTCTGGGACGCCAGCCCTGGGCCAGGTGGGCTGCTCTGCACTCAGTGGTGTGCAGGTGAATGGCTCAACAGCCTGAATTTCTGATTTTCAGCATTTGCAGGTTTCTGTGGCCTGAATACCCTCACCACAGCTTGTGTCACCGCACACGGCATTGGGAAGACATGAGCACAGCTGCTCCAGCACACAACAGTTTGCATGAAAAGGATGCCCGGTGAAGGTGGCAGAAAATAAAAGTCGTCATCACCACGTCAGGGGTTCAATAAGGTACCAGAGAGTTGGAGGTAAGCAAAAATTTACCATCTACCACAGCagtagaggagaaggaaaagaggaagaaatgaattCATTTCTATTTAAACTTAGGAAAATTTGGCTCCAAGAGTTGACAGCTCCCAAGTCCGGAAACTTAGACTGCACATGCATTTCTGCATatattatgtgaaatatttttatatcaagcAGAGATGCAGGAAGCCTGTTTCTCTCTGGGACTCTATTCTCCCATGCCATATGTGCAGTGTCATATTTTCCAACTCATTGCTGTTTTGGTGGCGTGTAAGTCTTTCAGAGGCAAACCTCGATGAGAGTATCTTAAGCAGGACCTTGAATAAATCGTACGGTACTTACCAGGAGGCATCGTGCAATGTTCTGGGAACATTTCCAGAGCATGCTTCAATCTCTCAGTATCTTGCAGGAGCAGCAGCGTTTTCATGTGGTACAGGATGGACACGTCTGAGGGCAGCATGCTGTGTGACGCAAGGCGGTCCAGCAGCTCCTCAGCGGCATCTGCGAGGGCAGCTGAAGCTGCATCTCTGGAGACACCTACATAAAGTCAGTTTTGCTTGgaaatacagttttgtttttatttctataaactaaAGATAAGCTTTCCTCTCTTAAGGAAGGTCTCAAACCTACGCTTCCACACAGAATGACATATCTGGGAGATGAGAAGCTACCAGAAGAGAGAATCAGAACAGAGCTCAGCACAAAATACCACTGCATGAACGACTGTGGAAACCTGGCCCGTCTACACCTCTGTCTGGTGAGACGCCTCCCCTGGCCCATCTACACCTCTGTCTGGTGAGACGCCTCCCCTGGCCCGTCTACACCTCTGTCTGGTGAGACGCCTCCCCTGGCCCGTCTACACGTCTGTCTGGTGAGACGCCTCCCCTGGCCCGTCTACACGTCTGTCTGGTGAGACGCCTCCCCTGGCCCGTCTACACGTCTGTCTGGTGAGACGCCTCCCCTGGCCCGTCTACACGTCTGTCTGGTGGGACGCCTCCCCTGGCCCGTCTACACGTCTGTCTGGTGAGACGCCTCCCCTGGCCCGTCTACACGTCTGTCTGGTGAGACGCCTCCCCTGGCCCGTCTACACGTCTGTCTGGTGAGACGCCTCCCCTGGCCCGTCTACACGTCTGTCTGGTGGGACGCCTCCCCTGGCCCGTCTACACGTCTGTCTGGTGGGACGCCTCCCCTGGCCCGTCTACACGTCTGTCTGGTGGGACGCCTCCCCTGGCCCGTCTACACGTCTGTCTGGTGGGACGCCTCCCCTGGCCCGTCTACACGTCTGTCTGGTGGGACGCCTCCCCTGGCCCGTCTACACGTCTGTCTGGTGGGACGCCTCCCCTGGCCCGTCTACACCTCTGTCTGGTGAGACGCCTTCCCTGTCCAACACACGACTCAGGGCTACGAACAGCAGCAGGTTAAACCAGACAATGAAAGCAAGCTCTCTATGTCCACATCACATCgcttaaaaaaagaatcagactGTGGCTGTTTAGAAGAAATCAAGGAGAACTGAAAACAAGCCCCCGACTTCCCCTGGATCTGGCTGCTGGTCTTGTTTCTCTGGCTGCTGTTCAGCAGTATGACTGCAATTCACTTGCCTCTGGTGGTTTCGGCGTTAACCCTGCTTGGACTTGGCAGGACTTCTTCAACCTGTGACTCTGTGTCCTGTAACAATGGTGTAAAACTCCCAAATGTCACATCTCCGTCCTGCCCCCGCTCcgtcctctctcctctccacctGGGCCTGTTTCAGGGACACAACTTCCCACTCCATGTCTGCCGGGCTCTTTCCTGTGTTTTCCACCCGTTTTCTCTCCACTCTGCATTCTGGGGACTTTCTTTCACCTGTCTTCCTGGTCACTAATTCTCTTTTATACCAACTCTCATTTGCTGTTTCCCTGTCTTTTGAGGCCTGAATTTTAGTTACTATATTTCTCAGgcctaaaatttccatttgattattttagTAGATTCAAATTACCTGGCGAAATGctccaatttttcctttttccccttaTTTTAGGCTCCTTATCTGATAACATCGGCCTCTCCCACTGTGGCTCTACTGCTCTTTTTTTCTCGTGGTTTTCGGTGCTGTGGTCCTGTCTCGTGGCATGCCCGGTAAACTGTTGCTGAACGCATAGGAAAGACTGCAGAGGTCTAGGATGGCGACATTTTCCTCTAGAGGGCTCACCCTTTGCTCCGCCAGGCAGACCGAGTAGAGGGGGATCCCCTGGACCGTGCAGGGACTGAGCTGACTCCAGGGTGGCCACACATTTGGGACAGTGTCATCTGCTTCTGGGCTGCCCTGCTCTGCTGGGCTCGAGGGTCAGGCCGATCCTCATCTCATCAGCACCTCAAGATGGCCAAGAGGCTCCTATGTTATTCGGAGGCTCTCTGTGTGGCTTCTCATCTTCCACCCACAGCTTCAGAATTGGGCAAAGGTTCTAAGGGAAGCCATGCAGTGTTGAGTTCTGTTCTCTGACCTCTGAGTCCACCGGCCCCAGCTCCAACCTCTGAACCCCCTGGCCCCAGGTCCAACATCTGAGCTTACTGGTCCCCAGGCTCTGACCTCTGAACCCACTGGCCCCTGCTTCGACCTCTGAGCCCACCGGTCCCCAGGATCCAACCTCTGAACCCGCCGGCCCCTGCTCCAACCTCTGAGCCCACCGGTCCCCCAGGCTCCAACCTCTGCACCTGCCAGCCCCAGCTCCAACACCTGAGCCCACTGGTCCCCAGGCTCCGACCTCTGAACCTGCCGGCCCCTGCTCCAACACCTGAGCCCACCGGTCCCCAGGCTCCGACCTCTGAACCTGCCAGCCCCGGCTCTAATGTCTGTGCTCACTGGTCCCCAGGCTCCGACCTCTGAACGTGCCAGCCCCGGTTCTAATGTCTGTGCTCACTGGGCTCCAGGCTCCGACCTCTGAACCTGCCGGCCCTGGCTGTAATGTCTGTGCCCACTGGTCCCCAGGCTCTGACCTCTGAACCCGCTGGCCCCTGCTCCGACCACTGAGCGCGCTGGTCCCCAGGCTCCGACCTCTGAACCTGCCGGCCCCGGCTCTAATGTCTGCGCTCACTGGGCTCCAGGCTGAGACCTCTGAACCTGCCGGCCCCGGCTCTAATGTCTGTGCTCACTGGGCTCCAGGCTGAGACCTCTGAACCTGCCGGCCCCGGCTCTAATGTCTGTGCTCACTGGTCCCCAGGCTCCGACCTCTGAACGTGCCAGCCCCGGTTCTAATGTCTGTGCTCACTGGGCTCCAGGCTCCGACCTCTGAACCTGCCGGCCCTGGCTGTAATGTCTGTGCCCACTGGTCCCCAGGCTCTGACCTCTGAACCCGCTGGCCCCTGCTCCGACCACTGAGCGCACTGGTCCCCAGGCTCCGACCTCTGAACCTGCCGGCCCCGGCCCTAATGTCTGTGCTCACTGGGCTCCAGGCTGCGACCTCTGAACCTGCCGCCCCGGCTCTAATGTCTGCGCTCACTGGGCTCCAGGCTGAGACCTCTGAACCTGCCGGCCCCGGCTCTAATGTCTGCGCTCACTGGGCTCCAGGCTGAGACCTCTGAACCTGCCGGCCCCGGCTCTAATGTCTGTGCTCACTGGGCTCCAGGCTGCGACCTCTGAACCTGCCAGCCCCGGCTCTGTCTGTGCTCACTGGGCTCCAGGCTCTGCTTTTGGTTTCTCAACCTGTGAGGCTGGTTTTTCTGCCTCTCTGGGCTCCACCAGGTCCTTTCCCCAGACCCTCACCCAACGCCCACACACAGGACTTGCAGATTCCTGAAGACAAGTGGCTGCAGATGTTTCCATGATAATCTCCCCGTGAGGGTTCCAGGAGTTCCATCTTTCTATGAGCTGTTTTCCTGAGTAGCTTCCTGATCCCTTCAACAGGTGTTTCCCATCCTGGCTTTCTGGTTACTCCTGGCATGACTGTTGGTCTGCCCCAAGCTGCTCGATCACACACAGAATAGAAAGTTTACTGAGATCTTTCTGAATTCTGCGTCTACTTTGCAGTGTCTTAGCCATGTCTTCCTGATGTGCCATCtggatatatgttttcaatttGTTAATACAATCTGCTGAGAAACACGCTAAAGAGGAAGAGGCTAGAGTGCTCTTCGTGTTGAAATCAATCTATTAAAAATGGTACTTCTGCATCTTTGTTAAAATCAGTTACTTACTTCCCAAATTATTACATAGCTGATATTTCTCAATCTTGCTCATAAGAACACCATCAAATGCCTTGCTTAAATCTGGATCTGCTAAACCCACCACATTAACCTGAACCTGCTGGTAACGTCATTGAAAAGACAcctatacccacaaaaattaaacagtattaaaaaaaattaaagagaagaaagCCAGGAAGCCAGCGCACGGTGAGTATCTCTGTTCTGGGGCAGCCACGTGTCCCTAGGTCAGCTGTCAACAAAGCGTAGTGCAGATGTAAGCAAGTGCCATCTGTGACATTAAACCtatgtttattttccttatctTATGTCAGTACAAACAACTGCACAATAATGCATGCTGAGAAATCGTGCATCCGTTCTAtgtggaagagaaaatgaaacctgTCCTAAAGGCGCAAGCTGTGTTTCCTTCACCTCTCAGTCTGCTTATGAAGGTGAGCTCAGCTCATCAAAACCTCCAATCTGGATTTATCTCTTGTTTAGAAAAATAGCCTGGATGCCAACACACTCCAAAACCTGACCTTAGAGGCATGGAGGACACGGGGCCAGCCTGTCCTTGGCACAGCTGGCCAGGGCCACCACACTGCTTCTCTGGATACGCCAGGGGCGCATGCCCATCCACATCATCGGTGGAAAGCACATAAATACTCTGATCTTTGCCTTATAACTAATTATTTACATTgaatattttttacttatattaGTTGCCTTACAACTAATTATTTtacattgaatatttttaaagtatgttttaacatttaagcattatatttgtttcttttaataaacttttaagtGGATGTCACTATGcaagagaaaaacagtaaaaaacatACCgtcataaaaatacatttcctgtGTTGACTTCAAAAAATTTAGAATACTGTGTGCCTTTTCATTGGTAATTGTATCATCTTCCTCGCTGGCGTCTGCACCGTCCTCCTCCCCGGAGTCTGCAccctcttcctccccagcccaTGTCGGGTCTTCCTCGCTGGCGTCCGCACCGTCCTCCTCCCTGGTGTCTTTACCGTCTTCCTCCCCGGCCCGTGTCAGGTCTTCCTCAATGGTGTCCACACCGTCCTCCTCCCTGGCGTCTTTAACGTCTTCCTCCCCGGCCGGTGTCGGATCTTCCTCACTGGCGTCCGCACCCTCTTCCTGCCTGGCCCGTGTCAGGTCTTCCTCGCTAGCGTCCGCACCATCTTCCTCCCTGGTATCTTTAACGTCTTCCTCCCCGGCCAGTGTCGGGTCTTCCTCGCTGGTGTCCACACCATCCTCCTCACAAGCCTCTCCCACGCCTTCCCCTTCATTGCTGCTGTCCTCGGGCTGGTACATGAAACTGACACCAGCAGCCTTTGCTGCCAAGCCGgctgctttcttccttttaatttgctgtttctttttcagtttcctttttttatttttgcttattgtgGTGCCATCTGTGTGCTGTCGCTGAGATTTCTCCTGTAACAGACTCTGCTGTTTCTCTAATTCTGCTTGTTCTATAAGAACATTattgggatttttaaattttttctttgatttatgcTTCCTAATTCTTCTTCTCTTTGGCTGGTCATGAGGATCCTGAtctgttaaaaaaattcaaatataacaaTTTTCAGTACAATGAAACCATAACAAACATATTAGGCTAAATAAATTTTCCATCAGGAtcttgtagttttagtagaaaaagAGTTTACACTATTTACTTCGGTGATTCTCAACTTTACCATCAAAGATCCTAGGACTAACGTAATATAAATTAGCAGTACATACACTCACAGATGCGACAATCATAATATATGGTGTGTTTTGAAGGATGTACaagttgttgctttttttttttttttttttttcctgacacagACTCTTACTttgctgcacaggctggagtgcagtggaacaatctcggctcactgcaacctctgcctcccaggttcaagtgattccggTACCActgcctctccagtagctgggagtacaggcaagcaccaccatgcccagctaattttttttattttcagtagagacggggtttcgccatgttggccagggttgtctcaaactcctggtctcaagtgatccacctgcctcgggctcccaaagtgctgggatttcaggaatgagccattgcgcctggccagttgttgcatttttatagtaaaatttcatttctatggGCCTTTCCCTCTATGGGGGGGAAACCcgtatttcttttgttcttttaaaaaatttattttacaatttagtCCTTTCTAAAGTTACTTGTGtgtgagaataaaaaataagtaatgatGATTTGCCCATCTGAGTCAGCATCAGGTTGCGTTTTGACACGAAGCTAAGCTGGACTCCAGGTTGGCAGAAGGTGGTTTATAAATAGCATAGGTTGGTGATGTGCTGGTAAATGGCTAATAACCAGCTCTCGGAAAAGTCCTGAGTCCTCCAATCTGCTCATTTCCCTGGTGTAAATATTTCCCCCGTGGCCGATTTCAAACTACCACTGTGGTGTTGCGGAACAGAAGAGGTAGCACAGCCAATTCTCACAGGCTGAGAGGGGCAGCATGGCTTGAAACGGGCGGCTGGGGAGAGGGTGGGCAGGAAGCACCATGGATAAACCATGGCAGTCTCAACACCTCAGTGAGGACAGAGACGTGGCGGCCCCTCGGCGAGGACAGAGACGCGGCGGCCCCTCGTGAGGACAGAGACGCGGCGGCCCCTCGTGAGGACAGAGACGCGGCGCCCCCTCGTGAGGACAGAGACGCGGCGGCCCCTCGGCGAGGACAGAGACGCGGCGGCCCCTCGTGAGGACAGAGACGCGGCGGCCCCTCGGCGAGGACAGAGACGCGGCGGCCCCTCGTGAGGACAGAGACGCGGCGCCCCCTCGGCGAGGACAGAGACGCGGCGGCCCCTCGTGAGGACAGAGACGCGGCGCCCCCTCGGCGAGGACAGAGACGCGGCGGCCCCTCGGCGAGGACAGAGACGCGGCGGCCCCTCGTGAGGACAGAGACGCGGCGGCCCCTCGGCGAGGACAGAGACGCGGCGGCCCCTCGTGAGGACAGAGACGCGGCGGCCCCTCGGCGAGGACAGAGACGCGGCGGCCCCTCGTGAGGACAGAGACGCGGCGGCCCCTCGGCGAGGACAGAGACGCGGCGGCCCCTCGTGAGGACAGAGACGCGGCGCCCCCTCGGCGAGGACAGAGACGCGGCGGCCCCTCGTGAGGACAGAGACGCGGCGGCCCCTCGTGAGGACAGAGGCGCGGCGGCCCCTCGTGAGGACAGAGACGCGGCGGCCCCTCGTGAGGACAGAGACGCGGCGGCCCCTCGGCGAGGACAGAGACGCGGCGCCCCCTCGGCGAGGACAGAGACGCGGCGGCCCCTCGTGAGGACAGAGGCGCGGCGGCCCCTCGTGAGGACAGAGACGCGGCGCCCCCTCGGCGAGGACAGAGACGCGGCGGCCCCTCGTGAGGACAGAGGCGCGGCGGCCCCTCGTGAGGACAGAGGCGCGGCGGCCCCTCGTGAGGACAGAGACGCGGCGCCCCCCCGGCGAGGACAGAGACGCGGCGGCCCCTCGTGAGGACAGAGACGCGGCGGCCCCTCGTGAGGACAGAGACGCGGCGGCCCCTCGTGAGGACAGAGACGCGGCGGCCCCTCGTGAGGACAGAGACGCGGCGCCCCCTCGGCGAGGACAGAGACGCGGCGCCCCCTCGGCGAGGACAGAGACGCGGCGGCCCCTCGGCGAGGACAGAGACGCGGCGGCCCCTCGGCGAGGACAGAGGCGCGGCGGCCCCTCGTGAGGACAGAGACGCGGCGGCCCCTCGTGAGGACAGAGACGCGGCGCCCCCTCGGCGAGGACAGAGACGCGGCGGCCCCTCGGCGAGGACAGAGACGCGGCGGCCCCTCGTGAGGACAGAGACGCGGCGGCCCCTCGTGAGGACAGAGACGCGGCGCCCCCTCGGCGAGGACAGAGACGCGGCGGCCCCTCGGCGAGGACAGAGACGCGGCGGCCCCTCGGCGAGGACAGAGACGCGGCGGCCCCTCGTGAGGACAGAGGCGCGGCGGCCCCTCGTGAGGACAGAGGCACACTACCCGTGCTGCTGCTCCCTGACAGAAGGGTATCAGATAAGTAACTGGCGCCATGCGGGGGGAACAGAGGGTGTGTGCAGGCCAAGAACAGACGGCACATGGCGCACACGCCCCGCCCCACACCCAAGCCCCGCCCAGACACTGATGGGTAAAGTCTATACCACGGGCGTCTGTGCCACGGCCGGCACACGGCTCCCGGGTGTTGCCCGAGCAGACCTAGAACTATAAAGCTTGCCGCTGCACCACGCCAAGGGCGGGGGTTCAGACAGTTCTCATTTTAGGAAGCGCCTGTTGGAGTTTTCTGAGCTGTGCACCCCATCACAGATTGTGAAGAATCAAGATGAAACAACGTGAGTGAAGTTTGTGAGACACTGTAAGGGCAGATTCCCTATCATTTCCACTCAAGCGCTTTCCCTTCACCTCTGAAATGAGATAGAATACATGAGTTCCTCTTCCACAATGAAGCTCTTCAAAGCGGTTTCCTATTCTCCTCTGTCTCAACAGCCTCAAGCACACCGCCCTCAAAGCCCAGGGCCTGCCCGCATGCTGGACAGGAACCCTGCAGAGGGTGAGCTCCGGGCTCTTCGCCAGCTGCGGACACCGCAAGCTGTGACGCAGTCCCACCCCATGACTCGATAAAGCAGTCGCATCGGTTTCTCTCACCCTGAAAATACAGGAAGTATTTTACCAAGCACCAGCCTCCCCTCTTCATTGGATGTAGACACCCCCCAGCTCTGTTCACGGTCAAACTGAACGCCGCTGTGGAACTGTGAGATGACATTGCTGCCGCTTTGTGGAAGAGAGTTCCCACCGTGTCTTGTTGTGATTGGTATCCGTTCTGCACAGCCTCCACCACCACAGCGTGGCACAGGCTGAAGCAGCTCCGCACACAGTCCCAAGATGAAGCCGCCAAGCCTGAGTCTCCTCGACACCTTCATCTCGCTCCTCACTCACCAGTGGGTGTTTGAATAATTTCATCTGCGAGTGTGTGTTGTTGCTTTTGGGGTCCACTGCGCAGGTCTGACCAACCAGCCTGGTCCAGACGTCTTTGAACAGCAGCCTCTGGGTCTGCCCTGAACACACTGATGTTTAAAACCAACCACGTCTAGGCAATCCATTTTAATTTCCCAGGTTCtgttaaaaaaagatgaaattaagcCTCTCCTCTTAGGTGTCTATTAAAAAATGTGACTGCCTTCATGAATTTGGAGATAAGTAACACATCGAGTGTTTTCCCACCCACAGGAAGCCCCTCTAGGATGCGACAGGTCACGGGGGCGACCCTCATCACCCAGCAAGAACACTGCGGAATGCTGCTCATCACCCCCCAGGCTCCTCCCGGCACGTCCTTCTCTGCCAGCTCTGTCAGTGCCGCTCATCGCCAGTGTCGTACCCCGGGGTCAGCTTCCCCTCCTAAGACTACAAGACAAACAAATGGTTGCCCTGTTGAGATCGACTGCGCTATTGATCTATTTTTATAAGACtataaaacagtaatttaaaaaggTGAAGGAGGCAAAAAGGCCATAAAATGTTAAGTTTGtcatatttttttcacataaatgtGTATGCGTGtacttttgaaaaggaaaagttaatatacattaaaaaaaaaagagactggacATCCTTTTCTCAGGATGCTCCCTGCAGTTACTCCTT contains:
- the ERICH1 gene encoding glutamate-rich protein 1 isoform X5, yielding MAAHRKHVFVEKVLQRLFPPVPSGQGKREPQTLAVQNPPKKVTSEKVSQKHAEPLTDTGSETPTARRLYTASGPPEGYVPCWPEPSSCGSPENASSGDDTEDQDPHDQPKRRRIRKHKSKKKFKNPNNVLIEQAELEKQQSLLQEKSQRQHTDGTTISKNKKRKLKKKQQIKRKKAAGLAAKAAGVSFMYQPEDSSNEGEGVGEACEEDGVDTSEEDPTLAGEEDVKDTREEDGADASEEDLTRARQEEGADASEEDPTPAGEEDVKDAREEDGVDTIEEDLTRAGEEDGKDTREEDGADASEEDPTWAGEEEGADSGEEDGADASEEDDTITNEKAHSILNFLKSTQEMYFYDAWGRPTVMPGVTRKPGWETPVEGIRKLLRKTAHRKMELLEPSRGDYHGNICSHLSSGICKSCVSRDAASAALADAAEELLDRLASHSMLPSDVSILYHMKTLLLLQDTERLKHALEMFPEHCTMPPAFIGSCRNQIGRSSVPAAPNVEKYSRSIPKEPTPMTWTQESYNLRGLFPSVHCRAHATHHLACPDPRRATPCDNSR
- the ERICH1 gene encoding glutamate-rich protein 1 isoform X14, with protein sequence MAAHRKHVFVEKVLQRLFPPVPSGQGKREPQTLAVQNPPKKVTSEKVSQKHAEPLTDTGSETPTARRLYTASGPPEGYVPCWPEPSSCGSPENASSGDDTEDQDPHDQPKRRRIRKHKSKKKFKNPNNVLIEQAELEKQQSLLQEKSQRQHTDGTTISKNKKRKLKKKQQIKRKKAAGLAAKAAGVSFMYQPEDSSNEGEGVGEACEEDGVDTSEEDPTLAGEEDVKDTREEDGADASEEDLTRARQEEGADASEEDPTPAGEEDVKDAREEDGVDTIEEDLTRAGEEDGKDTREEDGADASEEDPTWAGEEEGADSGEEDGADASEEDDTITNEKAHSILNFLKSTQEMYFYDGVSRDAASAALADAAEELLDRLASHSMLPSDVSILYHMKTLLLLQDTERLKHALEMFPEHCTMPPVSQCQAGSGDEDA
- the ERICH1 gene encoding glutamate-rich protein 1 isoform X12, coding for MAAHRKHVFVEKVLQRLFPPVPSGQGKREPQTLAVQNPPKKVTSEKVSQKHAEPLTDTGSETPTARRLYTASGPPEGYVPCWPEPSSCGSPENASSGDDTEDQDPHDQPKRRRIRKHKSKKKFKNPNNVLIEQAELEKQQSLLQEKSQRQHTDGTTISKNKKRKLKKKQQIKRKKAAGLAAKAAGVSFMYQPEDSSNEGEGVGEACEEDGVDTSEEDPTLAGEEDVKDTREEDGADASEEDLTRARQEEGADASEEDPTPAGEEDVKDAREEDGVDTIEEDLTRAGEEDGKDTREEDGADASEEDPTWAGEEEGADSGEEDGADASEEDDTITNEKAHSILNFLKSTQEMYFYDGVSRDAASAALADAAEELLDRLASHSMLPSDVSILYHMKTLLLLQDTERLKHALEMFPEHCTMPPGWSMLGGSPGALQSEGVLRLGVWEPLLCTVWHNTS
- the ERICH1 gene encoding glutamate-rich protein 1 isoform X8; protein product: MAAHRKHVFVEKVLQRLFPPVPSGQGKREPQTLAVQNPPKKVTSEKVSQKHAEPLTDTGSETPTARRLYTASGPPEGYVPCWPEPSSCGSPENASSGDDTEDQDPHDQPKRRRIRKHKSKKKFKNPNNVLIEQAELEKQQSLLQEKSQRQHTDGTTISKNKKRKLKKKQQIKRKKAAGLAAKAAGVSFMYQPEDSSNEGEGVGEACEEDGVDTSEEDPTLAGEEDVKDTREEDGADASEEDLTRARQEEGADASEEDPTPAGEEDVKDAREEDGVDTIEEDLTRAGEEDGKDTREEDGADASEEDPTWAGEEEGADSGEEDGADASEEDDTITNEKAHSILNFLKSTQEMYFYDGVSRDAASAALADAAEELLDRLASHSMLPSDVSILYHMKTLLLLQDTERLKHALEMFPEHCTMPPGASQSKESASAVTAQRGLQCQPRERGLPCREPHPPPPQPGPAKLSVTSKKPPPVGPSERLNLQRDDDHSIWKGRRSHPLQEP
- the ERICH1 gene encoding glutamate-rich protein 1 isoform X10, producing MAAHRKHVFVEKVLQRLFPPVPSGQGKREPQTLAVQNPPKKVTSEKVSQKHAEPLTDTGSETPTARRLYTASGPPEGYVPCWPEPSSCGSPENASSGDDTEDQDPHDQPKRRRIRKHKSKKKFKNPNNVLIEQAELEKQQSLLQEKSQRQHTDGTTISKNKKRKLKKKQQIKRKKAAGLAAKAAGVSFMYQPEDSSNEGEGVGEACEEDGVDTSEEDPTLAGEEDVKDTREEDGADASEEDLTRARQEEGADASEEDPTPAGEEDVKDAREEDGVDTIEEDLTRAGEEDGKDTREEDGADASEEDPTWAGEEEGADSGEEDGADASEEDDTITNEKAHSILNFLKSTQEMYFYDAWGRPTVMPGVTRKPGWETPVEGIRKLLRKTAHRKMELLEPSRGDYHGNICSHLSSGICKSCVSRDAASAALADAAEELLDRLASHSMLPSDVSILYHMKTLLLLQDTERLKHALEMFPEHCTMPPVSQCQAGSGDEDA